One stretch of Chryseobacterium indologenes DNA includes these proteins:
- a CDS encoding FoF1 ATP synthase subunit delta/epsilon, producing MNIKILTPEYVVFEGEVNSVLLPGKNGEFHIMKNHAGIVSSLVGGKVKLFTNSVDEAFAKNLTKENDKDSIFSYSIKSGVVEFNHNKGIILCE from the coding sequence ATGAATATAAAAATTTTAACACCAGAATACGTAGTTTTTGAAGGAGAAGTAAACTCAGTATTATTGCCTGGAAAAAATGGTGAATTCCACATCATGAAAAACCATGCAGGAATCGTTTCTTCTTTAGTTGGTGGGAAAGTAAAGCTTTTTACAAACTCTGTAGATGAAGCTTTCGCAAAAAACCTAACCAAAGAAAATGATAAAGATTCTATCTTTTCATATTCTATCAAAAGCGGTGTTGTGGAATTTAATCATAACAAAGGAATTATCCTTTGCGAATAA